DNA sequence from the Pichia kudriavzevii chromosome 4, complete sequence genome:
AGGGAGAGGAACAGTGGTCCTATTTGAATCCAGGATTTGTCcatgatttcttcaatgatgAGACCTCGATTGCAGTTATTAGGTATCTTTATATGAATATCCCCGAGGTGGTACAGGCATATACGATACTACCGCATCTGGCCCTAAAGgctgattttttcaaatacttgATACTGTTTGCCAAAGGTGGAGTTTATGCGGATGTCGATACTTTACCATTACAGCCTATTCCCAACTGGATTCCCGAAAACGTGAATCCTAATGAGCTAGGTATGATCATTGGCATTGAGTCGGATACAAGTAGACGAGACGAATGGAAGAAACACTATACTAGGAAATTGCAGTTTGGAAACTGGATCATTCAGGCCAAGCCAGGACATCCTATATTAAGAGAAATCATAGCAGACATTACCGAGACCACGCTGCGTAAGTCCAAAGAGGGTGGGTTACTCATCAGAAGTGATCAGGATCCCGAATTTGCCCTCGATGTGATGGGGTGGACCGGTACGGGGAGGTTTACCGATGTGATTCTGAGttatttcaacaattaTATGCTAAGTGGGATATTCTCACAGATCACTTGGAAGGAGTTTACAAGAATGGAAGTGCCCAAACTAGTCAGTGACGTTTTAGTGTTACCGGCGAACTCGTTCAATGCAGACGCCAATGACAAGATGCCAAAGAATGTCGTCTCTTCCGATAGAGACCATCCTCTCGCCTTTGTAGTCCACTATAGAAATGCCTTGTATGCTACAGAGTGGGTGGACAATTGATTCGCAAATTGCAGACTAGAGCACGgagaggggggggggggggggcaAGATAGTAATCGTCAGCATTGCCATTGTTATTACGTTACTGCTACCGCTGTTTCTATTGCTGGAGATCCCTATACATTGTATGTACAATAACCAGTAAATTGTAAAAACTGCTATATTTAGACCACACCTTGTTTTACCCCCCCCTCTGGCACTGCGCCACGCGTTGCGCCACACGCAAAAGAGCGTGTTGCATCACGTGACTTGGTTTGTATAAGTTTGGTGGAATATGGCGGCACAAATACGCAAACGCCCTCGCTGGCCAATGGCAGCGCGAGAATGGCCATTACCTGCTGTAAACGGAAGTTGCGGCGCCCAGCCCAGCGCAACCTTCTCTTTTAGGCAAGAGCCAAACAATAGAAAACGCGAGCGCGTTTGTTttcataaaaaaaaaaagccgTTTCTATTTTGTTTCATGTTTCTAACATGGAGTGTTGTCCTCCTCCTGCATctctcccccccccctgGAAGGGTGTTTCTGCCACAATCTCATACTGGCTGCTTGCAATGTCTTCGAttcgtttcttttctccCTTTCCTCCCTGCCTTTTTCCGCCTTGATTCTTGGCAATACTTTGGTGGTACCtgtctctttcttcattaACTCCTGTTTCTACGGACTTACTTGTGTACTGTCTTCCTCTCACTAAAGCCCTGATAAACTTCTGCGTTTCCACTTTTCCAACTATCGTTCATTCCTTTAATAACTATAACTACTGTGCAGTGAAGTTTATCTCTATAGAAAGAATAACAACTCAAGAAACCTTTTTTTAGAAACCAGTCAACACATTCACtcattttatttataaCTCACTGACGTTCACTATCAAATAGAATTACAACTACAGCATGAAATTCTCAACCTCCATTCTATACACAATTGCAACAGCATTGTTCTCCGCTTCAACTGTTACTGCAGGCTGCGACTATATTGGCGGTAACTACTACTGTAACTCGGTTAGTGCTATCCAGTACCAAAACTTGGGTTTCCAAGGTTCCTATAACGATGTCACCAACATGGACGAAACTTCCTGCGAGTGTTCCTCTGAAgtcttctctttctctgGTACAATGGCCCCATTAGATGAAGAGTTGTCCGTCCATTTCAGAGGACCAATCAAGCTAGCACAGTTTGGTGTTTATTATCCAGCGTCTTCCGTccaaaagagagaaaacaatgaGGACGACGGAGATTGTACCACCACCAAGCACGTCCATCACAAGCATAAGAGAGCAGCTGCTGTTGAATATAAGTATGTTACTGAAACTGTTTACCAGAATGCGGACGGTAATGCAGTCACCTCTTCTGTCGAACAAACTACTGTCGGTGGTCCCGGTGGTGCAACTACTTTAGAAACTCAAATGGTAGCAACCCCCGCTGCTTCTAACGACGATTCTGATGCAGTCACGACCTCTTCGTCATTGTCTTCTTCCACCTCAAATGCTGCATCTTCCACTTCAAGTTCTGCAAGCTCTGAAAGTTCTGCATCAGTCCAAGGTGACTGGACCAGATCTTCTTACTTCACTCCTGGTTCTGCAGATAATTGTGTCTTTATGAACAACATGGGTGGCACTTCAGGCTCTGGTACCTGGTCTTCCTGTTTTGGTAACTCAATCTCCTTTGCTGCATCCGACGGTGTTAGTGGTGCGTCATCCGCTCAAGCTTTAGGAGATGTCACCCTCTCATCCAACAAGGAGTTCATGATCTTCTCTGGTTCCTCTTGTGATGCTTCTGGTGGTGATTGTGGTTATTATAGAGACGGTATCCCAGCTTACCACGGTTTTGGTGGTCAAAACAAgatctttgtttttgaattcCAAATGCCAAAGGCAACTGATGATGCTACCTTCAACTATGATATGCCAGCCATCTGGTTATTGAATGCCAAGATCCCAAGAACCTTACAATACGGTAATTCAGCTTGCTCTTGTTGGAGTACTGGTTGTGGTGAATTCGATGTTTGGGAAATCTTATCATCTGGCTCCGACAAACTAATCTCCCATTTACACGATGGTCAAGGTACCGGTTCCTCAGACTACATTCCAAGACCTTATGACTCAACCATGAAAGGTGctgttattttcaaagacGGTGATGTTACCATTGTTACTTTAGAAGATTCAGTTACTTTTGATGGTTCTTTATCCAATGATGACATTGAAAACTGGATTTCAGGTACTAAAACCACAGTTCAAGTTTCTTAAACAAATAAATATTCACAAATAACTAGGTTTATTTACGCTGTGCTTCAATTCATCTCACCTAAGTCGTTCCTTTactcttccttttcatAAATATCAGTTCAATTCAGTTCTGTAAAATTAAAATCAGTTTGCCTTTACATTTCCTTGACTCCTCAACTTCATTAGTTTATTATCAGTTGTTCTTTATCTCTCCTtgcttttttatttctcaTTTCAATATGTGTACATGTATAACTATTAAATAACTACATTAACCAAGTTTTGatttaagaaaaaattaCTTGCGTGCGGGGCCATGTGAAGTTTTCCCCCGTAAAGAAGGGGTTGCTACCTTTTTTCTGCTCTTGTATACTTTACAAAACTATTTATGTGTATCATAAGGGAACGCAATTGCTTTCTCATTTGGTGATGAACCCCCTAGAATTGTCTGGCATACCTACGTCTTTCAAACCACCACCTGTGccatattttctttgtgaATATTGccaaaaaatttcagataCCTGTTATTTTTGCTTGAACCAGACATcgaattttgaaagaaaactatatcaatttcaattgtATAATGAACCCAACAACTTGccaattgaagaagttgtcAAGCATTGTGATAAGTCGTTCATATATGAGGAAAACATAGATAATGCAGATAAGATTTACGAACCCTATATTACACGGTGTAAAGTCGAAGATGAATATGATGTTGAAGGAAAAcggaaaaagaaagaccATCCTGgattttgtaaatattgCATTATTGAAGGTGCCCAATGGGACTCTAATTTTTATGAACGTAATAATTCAAGATATAGGGGCCATATGATAAATACACACGGCATCCATCCTAATGGCACACGTTGCAAATTGCCAGAAACTGGTGTTTTCTGTTACAAATGGATAAGAAACCATTGGTTTGAAACAAGCGGGTTTTTCTGTCCCTATATAGGTTGTAACGAACCACTAACCTTAGGAGAAAAGGGCCATGGATTTCATGAATATCTTAGACATTGGAGTAAATGCCATGCTGatggatgaaaaaaagttaaagTATTGTACTTCTATATTGGTTGAACATTGGCTGAGCCATCGTTTTATACATACCcttattcttttcttgctaTACAATTCCGCTGTTTCTTTCTTGCTTTTTCGGTTGACTATATTTCATAGGGGTTTATAAGTGCATCAACCTGTGCAAAAGTTAAACCTCCTGggttgtttgaaaaattaacaGTTGATTCCAATCGAAA
Encoded proteins:
- a CDS encoding uncharacterized protein (PKUD0D01130; similar to Saccharomyces cerevisiae YJR075W (HOC1); ancestral locus Anc_1.530), which translates into the protein MSSVSVRKIVIYVLSALVVVSVVSRGVHHLRAPDVKEAAQKDTLFGLIGEPGRIEKKLDDLAENVLAKQENRLEKLERENQRLEKQLVEMKKPSDNLSVREKLSFMYSYDVNSKFPAYIWQSWRYGLNDDRFGKELKEGEEQWSYLNPGFVHDFFNDETSIAVIRYLYMNIPEVVQAYTILPHLALKADFFKYLILFAKGGVYADVDTLPLQPIPNWIPENVNPNELGMIIGIESDTSRRDEWKKHYTRKLQFGNWIIQAKPGHPILREIIADITETTLRKSKEGGLLIRSDQDPEFALDVMGWTGTGRFTDVILSYFNNYMLSGIFSQITWKEFTRMEVPKLVSDVLVLPANSFNADANDKMPKNVVSSDRDHPLAFVVHYRNALYATEWVDN
- a CDS encoding uncharacterized protein (PKUD0D01140; similar to Saccharomyces cerevisiae YBR162C (TOS1); ancestral locus Anc_8.515), encoding MKFSTSILYTIATALFSASTVTAGCDYIGGNYYCNSVSAIQYQNLGFQGSYNDVTNMDETSCECSSEVFSFSGTMAPLDEELSVHFRGPIKLAQFGVYYPASSVQKRENNEDDGDCTTTKHVHHKHKRAAAVEYKYVTETVYQNADGNAVTSSVEQTTVGGPGGATTLETQMVATPAASNDDSDAVTTSSSLSSSTSNAASSTSSSASSESSASVQGDWTRSSYFTPGSADNCVFMNNMGGTSGSGTWSSCFGNSISFAASDGVSGASSAQALGDVTLSSNKEFMIFSGSSCDASGGDCGYYRDGIPAYHGFGGQNKIFVFEFQMPKATDDATFNYDMPAIWLLNAKIPRTLQYGNSACSCWSTGCGEFDVWEILSSGSDKLISHLHDGQGTGSSDYIPRPYDSTMKGAVIFKDGDVTIVTLEDSVTFDGSLSNDDIENWISGTKTTVQVS
- a CDS encoding uncharacterized protein (PKUD0D01150) → MNPLELSGIPTSFKPPPVPYFLCEYCQKISDTCYFCLNQTSNFERKLYQFQLYNEPNNLPIEEVVKHCDKSFIYEENIDNADKIYEPYITRCKVEDEYDVEGKRKKKDHPGFCKYCIIEGAQWDSNFYERNNSRYRGHMINTHGIHPNGTRCKLPETGVFCYKWIRNHWFETSGFFCPYIGCNEPLTLGEKGHGFHEYLRHWSKCHADG